One segment of Ureibacillus thermophilus DNA contains the following:
- a CDS encoding chemotaxis protein CheW, whose translation MKGFDQVDGNQFVVFSLNEQLYAFFIEEVVEILRVPSITSIPGINPYIEGVINLRGNIIPIVNLHKRFQLPTPEKNKKNRIVIVQGKNENIGLLVDKINMVTKFDEEHVEPVSNNQTIEEDIVIYYAKHKEQVIGVLNLEKVLYDNHHVS comes from the coding sequence ATGAAAGGTTTTGATCAAGTTGATGGGAATCAGTTTGTCGTTTTTTCACTGAACGAACAATTATACGCGTTTTTTATTGAAGAGGTCGTTGAAATTTTGCGGGTTCCGTCCATTACGAGCATACCAGGCATCAACCCATATATTGAGGGAGTGATAAATCTAAGAGGAAATATCATTCCGATTGTAAATTTACATAAACGTTTTCAATTGCCTACCCCTGAAAAAAACAAGAAAAACCGAATCGTTATTGTACAAGGGAAAAACGAAAATATTGGGCTGCTCGTAGATAAAATCAACATGGTAACAAAATTTGATGAAGAGCATGTGGAGCCTGTTTCGAATAATCAAACAATAGAAGAAGACATCGTCATCTATTATGCAAAACATAAGGAACAAGTCATCGGAGTGTTAAATCTGGAAAAAGTTTTATATGACAACCATCATGTTAGTTAG